GATCATTACGTGTTGCGACTTGCCAGGGTCCTTCCACTGGACGGGAAGCGTAACCAAATAGACGGTGACCAGGGACAGGTCCTTTAGAAGGAAGGTACCAAATAATGTAGTAGAGTACCAAGGTACTCCGTACCTGTAAGAGGGCATTCACCCAAACATGGAAGTAGCAAGCCTCCATGCGCCCCGGAGCTCTTTcccctcctcatcctcatgCACACCCCACTAAGAAAAACCGGCGGTCCTCCGTTCGTACAAACCAATACCAATACTTTACGCTTTGATGGGACTGACAGGCCCTAGCATCGGGCTGTTTAATTCATATTCCATGTCATCGTATGCTCTCTATCATGGATGTCACGTATATATGTACATATGCCCTCCCATCCCTTATGTTAAATCCGTTCTCCTGCTGAAATTTCGCTTCTCCCTCGTCCGCCCCAGACTTACATCTTCTTGCAAAACCCGAACCTACtcactacctacctaccctgCCTACCTCCGTACGCTCTACACCTGGCTCGGCTATCCTTTGACGCGTTAGCATTACGATCGACACTAGACCGACCCAACAGGAAGCAATCCTAACTTGACCCGAAACCAATCTCACAATCGAGGTCGCTTTTACAAGCAAAAGACGAACAGAGGTAAAAAACCCCCTGTTGCGCAGTCAATACCCCAGTCTTCCTCAGCGCCTGGAACCTACCCTTGGCCGGAGTCAAGCAAAAGAGCCTGTTTCGCCCAGCCACTGGCGACCAACCAGACACAAGAGTATTGGCCGCAGACTACCTACCGGTTCACCGGGGTATGATGGCGTCAAGGTGCCTCAATCTATGGAGCTTGATAGTTTCGGACCCCACTGCTGTGGGTGGACGGGACGTGAGAGCGAAGAGCCCGCAGTCTCTGGACTCCCTTGGGTTCAGGCTTATGGTGCCCTGGATTGGTTGCTGTACACTGGACAAGCGATAACGAATTGGCTGCTGCCACCGCTATTGTTGGACAAGACCCAGTCTTCTGTTGTCTCGTTCGCCTAGGTTCACAGCAGTCTTGTTCTCAAAGGCCCCGCCTGGAGCTGCCCCTCACCACTCATGGGCCTGGCTTTACACGACAATTCATGAACTGTTTCCGATGCAGTAGCAGTGCTCCGGTGCCTATTTGCCGCCGAGCACTGGCTGTACGGGGTGGCGATTCAACGACTTACAGAATTGCCCATTAACTGACTGACTTTGTTGTTTCCGTATGTAACAGTCGCTAATATTGCACTGATTGATAGACACGTTGCTCTCGCCTACCTCACCTACCCCGCCTATTCCTACCTGTCAACAACGCCTTGATACGACCAAAAGGAAAAGACGGTCACaaaaaaagtcaacaaaacaacaaacaacgaCAAACCTCCATCGCTGTGTGATATAAAGTCTTTCGGTGATCCGGTCGCCAATCAACCACACCTATCAAACCACTGCCAAGTGGGATACTCCCGCGCCTCTTCCCGCCCCGCGCTCAATACGCTATACTCATCGACATCGAAACCTGCATCGCTTTTTTTTACTGCTACCCCGGTCACGGTCATCGTCTTTTTCTCGATCGTCGATTTCCCATTCACCTGACCCATTATCGGTCCATCCCATTTCCATCCCCAGCAACCCATCCAATCCAACAACTAGACTGGCTTTTCTGCACTTTACTTTATCTCGCACAGCTCGCCAGGACCATCAAACAGCCCTGacttgacgatcttgaacCATTACGTCTGCGCCCCGCCcgccatccatcatctatACCTCATCTTTGTGTCCTGTTCCTCGTTCTGCAGCTAGGAAACTCTTCACCTTTCACTTTCACTTTCACTTTCAACCTCAAACTTCTCGCTCAACAACCACATATTCACCATGGCCGAGTTTGTACGCGCCCAGATCTTCGGAACCACGTTCGAGATTACCTCGAGGTAAATATGACATATTTTTAATGATCCACCAGCCCTCCATTCATCGCAATACTGACTCGTCTTGCGCGCAGATACTCCGATCTCCAGCCCGTTGGCATGGGAGCTTTTGGTCTCGTATGGTATGTCCACCCAGCCTTGGCAGAATCTCTGCGCTCGATAACTGACCCGTCCCTCGCAACAGCTCTGCTCGAGATCAGCTCACCAACCAAAATGTCGccgtcaagaagatcatgaaGCCTTTCAGCACACCTGTGCTTGCCAAGCGCACATACCGTGAGCTCAAGCTGCTCAAGCATCTTAAGCACGAAAACGTGAGCGCCATCCCCGCCATAGCTCAACCCCGCGTAGCTCATTGTCGACGCGTCCTCTTATGCCTTGCCTCGCATTCAAGCAATTGCCTACTTCTTGATGCTAACGAGGCTTCCTTTTAGGTTATTTCTCTCAGtgacatcttcatctcacCCTTGGAAGATATGTGCGTTACCCAGATACGGCGGGCTCTACCCCTCCCCCGCCACGTTTCCCCGCGTCCTTGCGCTGACAGCATAACAGTTATTTCGTCACAGAACTCCTCGGTACCGATCTCCACCGATTATTGACTTCGCGCCCTCTCGAAAAGCAGTTCATTCAGTATTTCCTCTACCAGATCATGGTATGCTCTCACCACGCCTAATTAAGCGGACCTGTTGATCGATGGCCATATTTGCTAACGTTTGGTTCGTCTACAGCGTGGACTCAAGTACGTGCATTCGGCCGGTGTTGTCCACCGTGACCTCAAGCCTAGCAACATTCTCGTCAACGAAAACTGCGATTTGAAGATCTGCGACTTTGGTCTTGCCCGAATCCAGGACCCCCAGATGACTGGCTATGTTTCTACACGATACTACCGAGCTCCCGAGATTATGCTCACCTGGCAAAAATACGACGTTGAAGTTGATATCTGGAGTGCTGGCTGCATTTTCGCTGAGATGCTTGAGGGCAAGCCTCTTTTCCCTGGAAAGGATCACGTCAACcaattctccatcatcaccgaGCTCCTCGGCACCCCCCCTGATGATgttatcaacaccatcgccaGTGAGAACGTTAGTTATACGATGCCCACGAGTCTTTACCCAGGTCTCCAACTAACCATCGATAGACTCTTCGGTTTGTCAAGTCGCTACCCAAGCGCGAGAGACAGCCCCTCCGTaacaagttcaagaacgCAGACGACTCAGGTACGATTGCAGTCATTGAGATGAACCCGGACACAACGAGCTGACAACAGTATTAGCCATTGACCTTCTCGAACGCATGCTTGTCTTTGACCCCAAGAAGCGAATAACTGCCACTGAGGCTCTCGCTCACGACTACCTTTCTCCCTACCATGACCCTACAGACGAGCCTGTGGCTGAGGAAAAATTCGACTGGAGTTTCAACGACGCCGATCTGCCTGTTGATACATGGAAGATCATGATGTAAGTTGAGAGCAAGTCTCATCACTCTAAAAATACTGACATAACCTAGGTACTCGGAAATTCTCGACTATCATAATGTTGAAGCCGGTGTCACCAACATGGAAGAGCAGTTTAATGGACAATAGAAGGGAGAAGTGGTTAATAAAGGGGAGGAGATGCTACCAGTGCATAAATacttgaggaagaagcagacCAAGTCACAGTGCCGATGATACCACGAAATTCAACGCATACGCCCATGATCTATCCCACCACACTCACACTATCCCGTGCCCACATGA
This is a stretch of genomic DNA from Fusarium graminearum PH-1 chromosome 4, whole genome shotgun sequence. It encodes these proteins:
- a CDS encoding mitogen-activated protein kinase sty1, with the protein product MAEFVRAQIFGTTFEITSRYSDLQPVGMGAFGLVCSARDQLTNQNVAVKKIMKPFSTPVLAKRTYRELKLLKHLKHENVISLSDIFISPLEDIYFVTELLGTDLHRLLTSRPLEKQFIQYFLYQIMRGLKYVHSAGVVHRDLKPSNILVNENCDLKICDFGLARIQDPQMTGYVSTRYYRAPEIMLTWQKYDVEVDIWSAGCIFAEMLEGKPLFPGKDHVNQFSIITELLGTPPDDVINTIASENTLRFVKSLPKRERQPLRNKFKNADDSAIDLLERMLVFDPKKRITATEALAHDYLSPYHDPTDEPVAEEKFDWSFNDADLPVDTWKIMMYSEILDYHNVEAGVTNMEEQFNGQ